ATTTTGGCGGCACGGACAAGTGAGATTTGTGATGCACTAGATCAGACAACCGCCTTGTCTACCTCCTCTCCCTGTAAGCAAGAAGTCACCGCGCCATAGTGTTAGGTCGCCCCGGTGTTCACAAGGTGTTGACATCGGGTTATAGCTATTCATAATACAAACAATAACAATTAGTATTTACATAAAATCAATTCAAACCTAAGCAAGGAGAACATTCGTGAATCAACCAACTTTCCGCAAGCGGTGGCTAACGGCGGCTATTGCTGCGGCTGCCTGCAGCTCTTCGGCGTTTGCTCAGGAAGCAGATCAAGATTCATCTAATTTGCCAGTTGTCAGGGTAGTCGGCGAGGCAGTCTCTGAGCCTACTACCGAAGATACGGGATCTTACACATCAAACAGGGTGACCATAGGTAAGCAAGGGCTGTCACTCAAAGAGACGCCCCAATCCGTTAGTGTCATCACCCGCGAGCGCATGAACGACCAGAACATGACGACGCTGGATGACGTCCTGACCCGCACCACAGGCATCACCAAGCGAGACTTCGGCCCCACGGCATCGGTCTTCCTCTCGCGCGGCTACGAAATTGACACCATGTTGCTCGACGGCACCCCCATCGACAGCGCGATCGGTGTGACTGACACCATGTTCGATACCGCGGTACTGGACCGAGTGGAAGTCCTACGAGGGCCGGCGGGACTCATTCAGGGCTCGGGCGAGCCCAGTGGTACCGTCAACCTGGCGCGCAAACGCGCCCAGGAAGAGTTCGGCTTTCAGACGGCGCTGTCGTACGGCTCTCACGACGCCTATCGCGGTGAAGTCGATGTCACTGGGGCGCTGGATGAGTCCGGCCGGCTTCGCGGTCGCTTTGTCGGCGTACATGATGATCGGAACCATTTCATCGACCATGTCTATACCGAAAACACCACAGGATATGGCACCCTGGAATACGACATCACTCCGAGCACCACCATATCCGTCGGTCTCATGGATCAATCAGGCGAGTCCAGGCCCAATTATGGCCTCCCACAGCTCGCCAATGGTCAATTGCTGGACATTGATCGATCCACCTATCATGGCTCGCTCTGGGACGTGAAGGATGAAAGCATTGAGCGCTATTTCGCCGAGCTGGAGCATGAGCTTGATAATGGCGGTAACTTTCGTTTGATCGCCAACCACATTGATCGAGAAACCGATACACAGCAAAGCACCGCTGGCGTCAGTATCCCCACATCAAACTCGGATGATATCGATATCTGGCAATGGCGCATCGCCAACCCACGCCAAGATCGCTTCGTCGATGCCACGCTTTCCACGCCTTTTGAACTGGCAGGAAAGACACACAACCTAATGGTCGGCGCTAGCCATAGGATCACCGAGGAAGAAACCTTATTCGGTTCCGGCGATCCTCAGTTCATTCAGCGCAACTTGGCCAACCCCAATCCAAACACACCGAAGCCCACATTCGACGTCAACCAGACTCGGGATCTGGAGACGCAGGAAACCAGCCTCTACAGTCAGCTTAGACTATCGATCCTTGATGACACCACTCTCATTGCAGGCGGCCAAGTGAGCTGGTGGGAATCAGAGGACCAACTGGATTCAACCAACAACTTCGAGATCGACAGCGAGTTCACGCCCTATGTCGGCTTGATCTATGATATCAACGATCAAGTTTCAACCTATGCCAGCTACACCGAAATTTTCCAGCCTCAGAGCTCGCAGCAGGTGAACGGCGACTTCCTCGACCCCCGCACCGGTCAGCAGGTTGAGCTAGGTCTGAAGGGGGAGCACATGAACGGAGCCTTGAACTGGCATGCCTCGACGTTCAAGATTACCGACAAAAACCGCGGCATCACTGACCTGGACAATCCAGGCTTTTCAGTTGCCGAGGGTGAAGCGGAAAGTGAAGGCTTCGAGCTTGAGGTCACCGGCCGCCTGATGCCTCGCTGGGATATTTCAGCAGGCTATGCCTATACTCAGACAGAACTAGTCAACGACCCAGAACAGGAAGGTAGACCGCTTTCCACCGACACACCGGAGCATGACCTTAAACTATGGACCCGCTATCGATTCTCCGATAATCCCGATCAAGGTTGGAGAGTGGGCGCCGGCCTCAACTATTCAAGTGAGGTCTTCGCCGAAGCCGGGGATACGCGTTGGGAGCAAGGCGGATACACAACTATCTCCGGCCTGATTGGCTATCGACTCAATCGTAATCTGGACTTCGCCCTGACCGGAGAAAATCTGACGGACAAGAAGT
This window of the Halomonas sp. SH5A2 genome carries:
- a CDS encoding TonB-dependent siderophore receptor translates to MNQPTFRKRWLTAAIAAAACSSSAFAQEADQDSSNLPVVRVVGEAVSEPTTEDTGSYTSNRVTIGKQGLSLKETPQSVSVITRERMNDQNMTTLDDVLTRTTGITKRDFGPTASVFLSRGYEIDTMLLDGTPIDSAIGVTDTMFDTAVLDRVEVLRGPAGLIQGSGEPSGTVNLARKRAQEEFGFQTALSYGSHDAYRGEVDVTGALDESGRLRGRFVGVHDDRNHFIDHVYTENTTGYGTLEYDITPSTTISVGLMDQSGESRPNYGLPQLANGQLLDIDRSTYHGSLWDVKDESIERYFAELEHELDNGGNFRLIANHIDRETDTQQSTAGVSIPTSNSDDIDIWQWRIANPRQDRFVDATLSTPFELAGKTHNLMVGASHRITEEETLFGSGDPQFIQRNLANPNPNTPKPTFDVNQTRDLETQETSLYSQLRLSILDDTTLIAGGQVSWWESEDQLDSTNNFEIDSEFTPYVGLIYDINDQVSTYASYTEIFQPQSSQQVNGDFLDPRTGQQVELGLKGEHMNGALNWHASTFKITDKNRGITDLDNPGFSVAEGEAESEGFELEVTGRLMPRWDISAGYAYTQTELVNDPEQEGRPLSTDTPEHDLKLWTRYRFSDNPDQGWRVGAGLNYSSEVFAEAGDTRWEQGGYTTISGLIGYRLNRNLDFALTGENLTDKKYFETVRARTRNNYYGEPRNFMLTMRYQY